Genomic segment of Phreatobacter oligotrophus:
TGGGACCGCGAGCGTGGGGCGATGACGGCGGAGGCCTTCGTACCGTTGGTCTTCGCTCCGGGAGAGGCCTACCAGTTCGACTGGAGCCACGAGGTCGTCCTGATCAACAACGTCACGGTGACGGTGAAGATTGCTCATGTTCGGCTTTGCCATAGCCGGATGTTCTTCCTGCGCGCCTATCCGCGCGAGACCCAGGAAATGGTCTTCGATGCCCATGACCGTGCGTTCGCCTTCTTCCGGGGGACGTGCCAGCGCGGCATCTACGACAACATGAAGACGGCCGTGGACACGGTCTTCGTTGGGAAGGACCGCGGCTATAACCGGCGCTTCCTGCAAATGTGCTCGCATTACCTGATCGATCCCACCGCTTGCACGCCGGCGGCGGGTTGGGAGAAGGGGCAGGTCGAGAACCAGGTCGGGCTGGTACGCGAACGCTTCTTCACACCGAGACTGCGGGTGAAGAGCTATGGCGAGCTGAACGACTTCCTGATGGACCGCTGCGTTGCCTATGCGCGGGCTCATAAACATCCTGAATTGGCCGACCGGACGATCTGGGAGGTGTTTGAGGACGAGCGGCCAAGGCTGGTGCCTTTGCGCGGCACCTTCGACAGCTTCCACGCGACGACGGCGTCCGTCTCGCGGACCTGCCTGGTGCGGTTCGACAACAACAAATACTCCGTCGACTCCCGCGCAGTGGGCCGTCCGGTCGAGATCTGCGCCTATGCGGACCGCATCGTCATCAAGCAGGACGGCGCGGTGATCGCCGAGCACGCCCGCAGCTTTGGCCGAAATGAGACTGTCTACAATCCTTGGCACTACGTCCCGGTCCTGGCCCGCAAACCCGGCGCACTGCGGAATGGCGCACCCTTCAAGGATTGGGTCATGCCGGCAGCCATGGAGCGCGTGCGGCGGAAGCTGAAGGGCTCTGATGGTGACCGCCAGATGGTGCAGATCCTCACGGCGGTGATGGACGACGGCGTAACGGCGGTCGATG
This window contains:
- the istA gene encoding IS21 family transposase encodes the protein MKGVDTIARVRREFHQRKRSIKQIARELHISRNTVRKILRSDATAFSYERERQPLPKIGPWKGELDRMLFANEGKAARERLTLIRIYEELQGLGFAGGYDAVRRYARSWDRERGAMTAEAFVPLVFAPGEAYQFDWSHEVVLINNVTVTVKIAHVRLCHSRMFFLRAYPRETQEMVFDAHDRAFAFFRGTCQRGIYDNMKTAVDTVFVGKDRGYNRRFLQMCSHYLIDPTACTPAAGWEKGQVENQVGLVRERFFTPRLRVKSYGELNDFLMDRCVAYARAHKHPELADRTIWEVFEDERPRLVPLRGTFDSFHATTASVSRTCLVRFDNNKYSVDSRAVGRPVEICAYADRIVIKQDGAVIAEHARSFGRNETVYNPWHYVPVLARKPGALRNGAPFKDWVMPAAMERVRRKLKGSDGDRQMVQILTAVMDDGVTAVDAACAEALAEGVYSADVILNILARSRDPAPAATIMTPEALRLTHMPQADCHRYDSLRRTANGASRTVRPDGGVEALRHEERLR